A section of the Rhizomicrobium sp. genome encodes:
- a CDS encoding glutamine amidotransferase — MRHAIAVRNVHFEDLGVFSAVLGDAGYRVRLIDVGIDDLGGIDPSAPDLLILLGGPLSVYNTAAYPFLKRIDAILKARLPKERPTFGICLGSQQIAAALGAPVRSMGYKEIGFEPLSLTTEGSAGPLAALSGVPVTHWHGDTFDIPAGAERLAYTSACRNQAFTLGPNIMGIQFHAEIDPTENFERRLVGHAIELSTAGADVCALRNQAATITSANVQAYRSMFRAWLEGLQL, encoded by the coding sequence ATGCGCCATGCGATAGCGGTCAGGAACGTTCATTTCGAGGATTTGGGGGTGTTTTCAGCCGTCCTCGGCGATGCCGGATATCGGGTCCGGCTTATCGACGTGGGCATCGATGATCTGGGCGGCATTGATCCGAGCGCTCCGGATCTACTGATTCTTCTTGGTGGTCCTCTCAGCGTTTACAACACGGCGGCGTATCCCTTTCTGAAACGCATCGACGCCATCCTGAAAGCCAGGTTACCGAAGGAACGTCCGACGTTTGGGATATGTCTGGGATCACAGCAGATCGCCGCCGCGCTTGGCGCCCCAGTTCGGTCCATGGGGTATAAGGAAATAGGTTTCGAGCCGCTGTCCTTGACGACCGAAGGTTCGGCCGGTCCACTGGCTGCGCTGTCCGGCGTGCCGGTCACGCATTGGCATGGCGACACATTCGACATTCCGGCAGGGGCCGAACGCCTCGCCTATACATCGGCCTGTCGCAATCAGGCTTTCACGTTGGGTCCCAATATCATGGGAATCCAGTTTCACGCCGAGATCGATCCGACGGAAAATTTCGAGCGTCGCCTCGTCGGGCACGCCATCGAGCTTTCCACCGCGGGCGCCGATGTCTGCGCCCTGCGAAATCAGGCCGCAACGATCACAAGTGCAAATGTGCAGGCCTATCGAAGCATGTTTCGAGCCTGGTTGGAGGGATTGCAGCTATGA
- a CDS encoding S9 family peptidase: MPPIMGLRAEVEALAGIKSVDAFSQSPDGKRVAFVWNVSGRPQVWIADLDNRLPPRQLTDLPDPVHHVAWSPRGDWLAYDVAPGGGQNIQIYIVSPDGENARRLTPGGMTNNWLYCWTKDGSRLAIGSNRNDPARMDAYLVDPATGGWVLLTKPEGLNFVLDSSPDGNLVLISRMMSRGSNALYLADVGARSETRLTPPTPPSSFKWARFSADGDRIYLFDDQLTDRASVGVLRISHAGAPGAIEIVASRDDAEADEGALSRDGKSLALVWNASGISELEVRSLDSQGGSYKVPLPAEQIDAPSFTRDDKKLIFIARGSRTPQDLYSLDLPSGECRQLTHSPHEGVDLLGLVKPEPIQYNARDGVRLSGWLYRASPADGCRPMVFHYHGGPELQARPYLAADIQALAVLGISVFVPNVRGSAGFGRRFANLDNGPLRANSIRDIADTTNALVSMRLADPTRLGIMGGSYGGYMAMCGITYFPDMFAAAVNLFGIVNFETFFAHTEPWMASSSKVKYGDPETQRDMLRELSPIHKIDRIKTPLLVLHGANDRNVPVIEAEQVVDGLSKRGVPVEYVKFADEGHVWRHVANRIESTVRIAAFFKRHLIDG; encoded by the coding sequence ATGCCGCCGATAATGGGCCTTAGGGCCGAAGTGGAGGCGCTCGCCGGCATCAAGTCCGTTGATGCGTTTTCACAATCCCCGGATGGGAAACGTGTCGCGTTCGTCTGGAACGTAAGCGGGCGCCCGCAAGTGTGGATCGCGGATCTGGACAACCGTCTTCCACCTCGTCAGCTGACCGATCTTCCGGATCCTGTGCACCACGTGGCTTGGTCGCCGAGGGGCGACTGGCTGGCATATGATGTCGCGCCCGGTGGCGGGCAGAACATCCAAATCTACATTGTAAGCCCCGACGGCGAGAATGCCCGGCGGCTTACGCCCGGTGGCATGACAAACAACTGGCTCTATTGTTGGACAAAGGACGGTTCGCGGTTGGCTATCGGATCGAACCGCAACGATCCGGCGCGGATGGATGCCTATCTCGTCGATCCCGCGACTGGCGGTTGGGTTTTGCTCACCAAACCCGAGGGATTGAATTTCGTTCTCGATAGCAGTCCGGACGGCAATCTTGTTCTGATCAGCAGAATGATGAGCCGCGGCAGCAATGCACTCTATCTTGCCGATGTCGGAGCGCGATCGGAGACGCGCCTTACCCCTCCCACGCCGCCGTCCAGCTTCAAATGGGCCCGCTTTTCGGCCGACGGGGACCGGATCTATTTGTTCGATGATCAGCTGACGGACCGCGCTTCGGTGGGCGTTCTGCGAATATCGCACGCCGGCGCGCCCGGCGCGATCGAGATCGTGGCATCCCGCGACGATGCGGAAGCCGATGAAGGCGCCCTGTCGCGCGATGGCAAAAGTCTGGCGCTGGTGTGGAACGCCAGCGGGATCAGCGAATTGGAAGTCAGGTCTCTTGATTCCCAAGGGGGTTCTTACAAAGTCCCACTGCCGGCCGAGCAGATAGATGCGCCGTCGTTCACCCGCGACGACAAAAAGCTCATCTTCATCGCGCGGGGATCGCGGACCCCGCAGGATCTCTATTCGCTCGATCTGCCATCGGGCGAATGTCGGCAACTGACTCATAGTCCGCACGAAGGCGTCGACCTCCTTGGACTGGTGAAGCCCGAGCCGATCCAATATAATGCGCGGGACGGCGTTCGACTGTCGGGCTGGCTCTATCGGGCATCGCCGGCTGACGGCTGCAGGCCCATGGTCTTTCATTACCATGGTGGTCCCGAACTCCAGGCAAGACCGTACCTCGCGGCGGATATTCAGGCGCTTGCGGTGCTCGGAATCAGCGTTTTCGTTCCCAATGTGAGGGGATCGGCTGGATTCGGCAGGCGATTCGCAAATTTGGACAATGGCCCGTTGCGGGCGAACAGCATAAGAGACATCGCCGATACCACGAATGCTTTGGTTTCCATGCGGCTGGCCGATCCAACCCGGCTCGGAATTATGGGTGGTTCGTACGGCGGCTATATGGCCATGTGCGGAATAACCTATTTTCCCGACATGTTTGCCGCTGCCGTGAATTTGTTCGGGATCGTCAACTTCGAGACCTTTTTCGCGCATACCGAGCCGTGGATGGCGTCGTCGTCCAAAGTGAAATACGGCGACCCGGAAACGCAGCGGGACATGCTCAGAGAACTGTCTCCGATCCACAAGATCGATCGCATTAAAACGCCCCTGCTGGTTTTGCACGGCGCGAACGATCGCAACGTGCCGGTCATCGAGGCCGAGCAGGTGGTGGATGGCCTGTCGAAGCGCGGCGTGCCCGTCGAGTACGTTAAATTCGCCGACGAAGGCCATGTCTGGCGGCACGTCGCCAACCGGATCGAGTCGACGGTTAGGATAGCGGCTTTTTTCAAGCGACACTTGATCGACGGTTAA
- a CDS encoding DUF3892 domain-containing protein, with product MAEYKITFIRLSNPKGGHSSITHFYGPKLEDAERMYVDNVPRICEYIEAGRHRFYMEDRGLRIYVKVRAGADGVKYLQACADGEWTNDLLDLPERGMDKYQIHTTRRSQSNGSHESITHLAGPDVVKGKVDYYYPIETIISFIETEKYVYYMEKSGERLYVDVRAGANGRKIIQTRVNGDWTDDLLSLPPCPGG from the coding sequence TTGGCCGAGTACAAGATTACCTTCATCCGCCTCTCGAATCCCAAGGGCGGGCATTCGTCCATCACGCATTTCTATGGGCCGAAGCTCGAAGACGCCGAGCGCATGTATGTCGATAACGTGCCGAGGATTTGCGAGTACATCGAAGCGGGAAGGCATCGGTTCTATATGGAGGACCGGGGGCTCAGAATCTACGTGAAGGTCCGGGCCGGGGCCGACGGCGTCAAGTATCTCCAGGCTTGTGCAGACGGCGAATGGACGAACGATCTCCTCGATCTGCCTGAAAGGGGAATGGACAAGTACCAAATCCATACGACACGCAGGTCGCAATCCAACGGTTCGCATGAAAGCATCACCCACCTCGCCGGGCCGGACGTGGTCAAGGGCAAGGTCGACTACTACTATCCGATCGAAACCATCATCAGTTTCATCGAAACGGAAAAATATGTCTACTACATGGAAAAGAGCGGCGAACGGCTCTATGTCGACGTGCGCGCCGGAGCGAACGGCCGCAAAATCATCCAGACCCGCGTAAACGGCGACTGGACGGACGATCTTCTTTCTCTGCCGCCTTGTCCCGGCGGTTGA
- the dgcA gene encoding N-acetyl-D-Glu racemase DgcA: MDVEFERVDWRYVSPHRIAYKSQTLSQTVVVKLADGSFVGRGEALGVSYHGETATTIWDQLEAVKKDLRGNLSRRDLAGLLPAGGARNAVDCALWDLEAKRSGQRAWRLAGLHDVHPLLTAYTLGIDTPEAMGAAAGGLRQYSLLKVKLAGDDDDVARVATIRKLRPDADIIVDANQSWSEEQLWKLTPRMAELGVKLIEQPLPVGKDEALAGFRSPVPLCADESCQVADSLPALVGKYQFVNIKLDKTGGMTEAFNLVSAAQKAGFKLMIGCMGGSSLSMAPGFLVGQFCDVVDLDGPPLLTSDVPHGIRYDGSVMMPPEMELWG; this comes from the coding sequence ATGGACGTTGAATTCGAAAGGGTCGACTGGCGGTACGTTTCTCCGCACCGGATTGCTTACAAAAGCCAAACCCTGTCCCAGACCGTGGTCGTCAAGCTTGCCGACGGCAGTTTCGTCGGTCGTGGCGAGGCGTTGGGCGTGTCCTACCACGGTGAAACGGCCACGACGATATGGGATCAACTGGAGGCGGTGAAGAAGGATTTGCGCGGCAACCTCTCGCGCCGCGATCTTGCGGGTTTGCTGCCCGCTGGAGGGGCTCGCAATGCGGTCGATTGCGCGCTGTGGGATCTGGAGGCCAAACGCAGCGGACAGCGTGCCTGGCGCCTGGCGGGGCTGCATGACGTCCATCCGCTTCTCACGGCCTACACATTGGGTATCGACACGCCGGAGGCGATGGGCGCCGCTGCCGGCGGCCTCCGCCAATACTCGCTGCTGAAAGTCAAGCTTGCGGGTGATGACGATGACGTCGCGCGCGTTGCCACGATCCGTAAGCTCCGGCCCGACGCGGATATTATCGTGGACGCGAACCAGTCGTGGAGCGAGGAGCAATTGTGGAAGCTGACGCCGCGCATGGCCGAGCTCGGCGTGAAGCTCATCGAGCAGCCCTTGCCCGTGGGAAAGGACGAAGCATTGGCCGGCTTTCGGAGCCCTGTTCCTCTGTGTGCCGACGAATCCTGCCAAGTCGCCGATTCTTTGCCGGCGCTTGTGGGAAAGTATCAATTCGTGAACATCAAACTCGACAAGACCGGTGGAATGACGGAAGCCTTTAATCTCGTATCGGCAGCACAGAAGGCGGGTTTCAAATTGATGATCGGCTGTATGGGCGGGTCGTCGCTGTCGATGGCGCCGGGATTTTTGGTCGGACAGTTCTGCGATGTCGTCGATCTTGACGGACCGCCCCTGTTAACGTCCGACGTCCCCCATGGCATCCGCTATGATGGCAGCGTTATGATGCCGCCGGAAATGGAACTATGGGGCTGA
- a CDS encoding serine hydrolase yields MGLKDTGGNAGKIDALVAEILHAARIPGGAVAVVADGATVFAKGYGYRDLAEKLPLTEKTAYPIASTTKAFNATLIGMLVDDGLLGWDVPVQSYLSDFRLWDAAVSSQVTLRDLIVMRTGLPRHDWVWDGRSLDRAGLVERMRFLEPSVGFRERYQYNNLSVVASGHVAEKVAGICWEELVRRRILTPLGMHDTAFGVPGGAEVTLSYRENNRRELIAGSRRSAEATAPSGGSLYSTVLDMARWVKFNLDDGRAGERSLVKSATLAEIHAPQITGGSELVGLLSPISYAMGWVVGAYHGRPRLTHGGHLHDVNSVVSLFPKDGIGIVSVTNFGGPVLAPFIAQRTFDVLMGFEPLQHLDELLAQYEKNITDTRERNRAAPHVENTRPSHALDAYAGVYAHPAYGEIRVEREGGILILNRDGLRLSLRHWHYDVWVAAESEMFVIYMNNPFDPSNCVQFHSGVGGNIESMAIRFEPALASIVLRKA; encoded by the coding sequence ATGGGGCTGAAGGATACAGGAGGAAATGCAGGCAAGATCGACGCGCTGGTCGCCGAAATCCTGCACGCGGCACGCATTCCTGGCGGTGCGGTCGCCGTTGTCGCCGATGGCGCGACGGTTTTCGCCAAAGGCTATGGCTATCGTGATCTTGCTGAAAAATTGCCGCTGACGGAAAAGACGGCGTATCCAATTGCCTCGACGACAAAGGCGTTCAACGCGACGCTTATCGGCATGCTGGTCGATGACGGGTTGCTCGGCTGGGATGTTCCGGTACAGAGTTATCTCTCCGATTTTCGCCTTTGGGATGCGGCCGTGAGTTCGCAGGTCACGTTGCGCGATCTCATCGTGATGCGCACCGGCCTGCCGCGTCACGACTGGGTTTGGGATGGCCGCTCGCTCGATCGGGCCGGACTGGTCGAACGCATGCGTTTCCTCGAACCGTCGGTCGGGTTCCGCGAACGGTATCAATACAACAACCTCTCGGTCGTCGCCTCGGGCCATGTGGCCGAAAAAGTGGCAGGGATCTGCTGGGAGGAACTGGTCCGCCGTCGGATACTGACGCCGTTGGGCATGCACGACACGGCGTTCGGCGTGCCGGGCGGCGCGGAGGTCACGCTTTCCTATCGCGAGAACAACCGGCGCGAGCTGATTGCTGGCAGCAGGCGGTCTGCCGAAGCGACGGCGCCGTCGGGTGGATCGCTTTACTCCACCGTCCTCGATATGGCGCGCTGGGTGAAATTCAATCTGGACGACGGAAGGGCGGGAGAGCGCAGCTTAGTCAAGTCTGCGACGCTCGCAGAAATCCACGCACCCCAGATAACGGGCGGTTCGGAGCTGGTGGGTCTGCTGTCTCCCATAAGCTACGCGATGGGCTGGGTCGTGGGCGCTTACCATGGCCGGCCACGTCTGACGCATGGTGGCCATCTCCATGACGTGAACAGCGTGGTGAGCCTGTTTCCGAAAGATGGCATTGGAATCGTGTCGGTCACCAATTTTGGCGGGCCGGTTCTTGCACCGTTCATCGCGCAGCGGACTTTCGACGTGCTGATGGGGTTCGAGCCGCTGCAGCATCTCGATGAGCTGCTGGCCCAGTATGAAAAGAACATAACGGACACGCGCGAGCGCAATCGGGCCGCGCCCCATGTCGAGAATACGCGGCCATCGCACGCTCTGGACGCCTATGCGGGTGTCTACGCGCATCCCGCTTATGGCGAGATCAGAGTCGAACGGGAAGGCGGCATCCTGATCCTGAATCGGGATGGCTTGCGCTTGTCGCTAAGGCATTGGCACTACGATGTGTGGGTCGCCGCGGAGAGCGAGATGTTCGTCATATATATGAACAATCCGTTCGATCCGTCGAACTGCGTACAGTTTCACTCGGGCGTCGGCGGCAATATCGAAAGCATGGCGATCCGCTTTGAACCGGCTTTAGCCTCCATTGTTCTTCGCAAGGCGTGA
- the ald gene encoding alanine dehydrogenase: protein MRIGVPKEIKTFEGRVGLTPDVVGLLASRGHDIFVETCAGRGIGVGDEIYQKAGASIMPDAERLFEAAELIVKVKEPQPEEIVRLRPHHVLFTYLHLAADPNQARGLMRSGCTAIAYETVTGTDGGLPLLAPMSRVAGRMATQIGAVQLLKPAGGRGILVGGVPGVAPARVTVLGGGVSGTHAAEMALGLHADVCVFDISARRLDLLDRHFGGRVRTIFSTPDAIAAELIQADLVIGCVLLPGASAPKLVRRSDLARMKSGAVLVDVAIDQGGCFETSFPTTHAEPTYVVDGIIHYCVANMPGAAPLTSTYALNGVTAPFVVALADKGVDRALADDPHLAAGLNVMAGEIRHPVIRASLDRRPD from the coding sequence GTGCGGATTGGTGTACCGAAGGAGATCAAGACTTTCGAAGGCCGGGTCGGCCTGACGCCCGACGTGGTGGGGCTTCTTGCGAGTCGCGGCCATGACATATTTGTCGAGACGTGCGCCGGGCGGGGCATCGGGGTGGGCGACGAAATCTACCAAAAGGCCGGTGCTTCCATCATGCCGGACGCTGAACGCCTGTTCGAAGCTGCCGAGTTGATCGTCAAAGTAAAGGAACCGCAGCCCGAAGAGATCGTCCGGCTGCGCCCGCATCATGTGCTCTTCACATATCTTCATCTTGCGGCCGACCCCAACCAGGCAAGGGGCCTGATGCGTTCGGGTTGCACGGCCATCGCATACGAAACCGTGACCGGCACGGATGGCGGATTGCCGTTGCTTGCGCCGATGAGCCGGGTTGCTGGCCGAATGGCGACGCAGATCGGCGCCGTTCAACTCCTGAAGCCGGCGGGTGGCCGGGGCATTCTGGTCGGCGGTGTGCCCGGCGTGGCGCCCGCGCGGGTGACGGTTCTTGGCGGAGGCGTGTCGGGCACGCATGCCGCCGAGATGGCATTGGGCCTGCATGCCGATGTGTGCGTGTTCGACATCTCGGCGCGCCGGCTCGATCTGCTCGACCGGCACTTCGGCGGTCGCGTGCGTACGATTTTTTCGACGCCGGACGCGATCGCGGCGGAGTTGATCCAGGCCGATCTCGTCATCGGCTGCGTGCTGCTGCCCGGAGCGTCGGCGCCCAAGCTGGTGCGGCGATCCGATCTCGCACGGATGAAGTCGGGCGCCGTACTTGTCGATGTCGCGATCGATCAGGGCGGGTGTTTCGAGACTTCGTTCCCGACGACGCATGCCGAACCGACCTACGTCGTGGATGGCATCATCCACTATTGCGTGGCCAACATGCCGGGCGCGGCGCCGCTCACGTCGACCTACGCGCTCAACGGTGTGACGGCGCCTTTCGTGGTTGCGCTCGCCGACAAGGGTGTGGATCGCGCATTGGCCGACGACCCGCACTTGGCCGCGGGACTGAACGTGATGGCGGGAGAAATCCGGCATCCCGTCATACGTGCTTCCCTTGATCGGAGGCCGGACTGA
- a CDS encoding helix-turn-helix domain-containing protein: protein MLTYSTRGLESSAKVAYWNDVNSSVLTPVKTRPSNPSQFDAEMRCLRYGRLRMANAVSQPATVSRPELRASDHGEHLFFLRVLLQGQLVIRRDDRDIRLDEGDLVLSDATLPYTLTYEKPCSTLLLIVTEDDLRKHLPSPEEVVGVKLSGATGLSRTTSLMLKSVWEQADLGFPHDLGSRMADSLLDVFATAWMATKGSVVPETASVGTHRIKIKRYIEANLRDPELDLRSVAAAFGLSRRYLHLVFTSEKETLLSFIRRRRIEECCKQLTDVLWQRRTITEIAFSWGFNNMTHFARVFRNHYGVSPRTYRKMHLSFERQNGAC, encoded by the coding sequence ATGCTCACCTATTCGACGCGCGGATTGGAGTCGTCGGCGAAGGTAGCCTATTGGAACGACGTGAACAGCAGCGTGTTGACGCCGGTCAAGACCCGCCCTTCCAATCCGAGCCAGTTCGACGCCGAGATGCGCTGTTTGCGATACGGCCGTCTGCGCATGGCCAACGCCGTCTCCCAACCCGCGACGGTGTCGCGCCCGGAATTGCGAGCGTCCGATCACGGTGAACATCTTTTTTTCCTGCGCGTGCTGTTGCAGGGACAACTTGTTATCCGCCGTGACGACCGCGATATCCGCCTCGATGAAGGCGACCTTGTGCTGAGCGACGCGACGCTGCCCTACACCCTCACCTATGAGAAACCGTGCAGCACGCTTTTGCTCATCGTCACCGAGGACGATCTGCGCAAGCATCTGCCGTCGCCGGAAGAAGTCGTAGGTGTCAAGCTATCCGGCGCGACGGGCCTGTCGCGAACGACGTCGCTGATGCTCAAGAGTGTCTGGGAGCAGGCCGACCTGGGTTTCCCACACGACCTGGGCTCGCGTATGGCCGACAGCCTGCTCGATGTCTTCGCCACGGCGTGGATGGCGACGAAAGGCAGCGTGGTTCCGGAAACCGCCAGCGTCGGAACGCACCGTATCAAAATCAAGCGCTATATCGAGGCTAATTTGCGCGACCCAGAACTCGACCTGCGCTCGGTCGCCGCGGCGTTTGGCCTCTCGCGACGCTACCTTCATCTCGTGTTCACCAGCGAGAAAGAGACGCTTTTAAGTTTTATCCGGCGTCGCAGGATCGAGGAATGCTGCAAACAGTTGACGGACGTATTGTGGCAGCGCCGGACGATCACCGAGATCGCTTTCAGCTGGGGGTTCAACAACATGACGCATTTCGCGCGCGTGTTTCGAAATCACTACGGCGTCAGTCCGCGCACCTATCGCAAAATGCATCTGTCTTTCGAACGACAAAACGGCGCCTGCTAG
- a CDS encoding FadR/GntR family transcriptional regulator, with protein MALKYDSVVTAGAAKQIAKDIREAILHGRIKVGERLPTEDELAASYGVSRPTIREALKLLAAQNLVRARRGPSGGSFVTKPEPGEMGQTLAGAVTLMVTIGGFQFDEIALARLELDTICCRQAATTRDQADIAKLKTALAELRDEKVSDEEFCAADVRFHRALVDATHNGPLRFLMYGIVEAMLPIMNMVVYRERERAVVVKYHEAVLAAIVKKRPAEAVTAVRGLMEYLTGKYRSAAAHTVKRPRARKTTR; from the coding sequence ATGGCGTTGAAGTACGATTCGGTCGTCACGGCTGGGGCTGCCAAACAGATCGCCAAGGATATTCGCGAAGCCATCCTTCACGGCAGGATCAAGGTGGGGGAACGGCTCCCGACGGAAGACGAGCTCGCGGCCAGCTACGGCGTATCGCGCCCGACGATCCGTGAAGCGCTGAAGCTGCTCGCCGCGCAGAACTTGGTGCGGGCACGGCGCGGCCCCTCGGGTGGAAGCTTCGTGACGAAGCCTGAGCCGGGCGAGATGGGACAGACCCTCGCCGGCGCGGTCACCCTCATGGTCACGATAGGCGGCTTCCAGTTCGACGAGATCGCGCTGGCCAGGCTTGAGCTTGATACGATCTGCTGCCGCCAGGCTGCCACCACCCGGGATCAGGCGGACATCGCAAAGCTCAAAACCGCTCTTGCCGAGCTTCGCGACGAGAAAGTGTCCGACGAAGAATTCTGTGCGGCCGACGTTCGCTTTCACCGGGCCCTGGTCGATGCGACCCACAACGGGCCCTTGCGATTCCTCATGTACGGAATTGTCGAGGCCATGTTGCCGATCATGAACATGGTCGTTTACCGCGAACGTGAGCGGGCGGTGGTCGTCAAGTATCATGAGGCGGTTCTCGCGGCGATCGTGAAGAAACGGCCGGCGGAAGCCGTCACCGCCGTGCGCGGACTGATGGAATACCTGACCGGTAAATATCGGTCAGCCGCCGCGCACACAGTCAAGCGGCCGCGCGCGCGGAAAACGACGCGGTAG
- a CDS encoding MDR family oxidoreductase — protein MAFRAIVLREAEGKVTSSVEMVDEAELPDGDVTVAVEYSTINYKDGLVLAGQGRLVKKYPHIPGIDFAGSVTASASDRFAVGDKVVLTGWRVGEIWWGGLSQSARVKADWLVHLPKGMTTRQAMGIGTAGFTAMLSVMELQEHGVRPDSGTVAVTGAAGGVGSIAVALLAALGYQVAASTGRAATHDYLRKLGASEIIDRSTLAEKPTRPLLSERFAGGIDTVGSNTLANLLAQIKYRGSVAACGLAQGADLPASVAPFILRGVRLLGIDSVMCPTDIRQRAWERLARDLPMNLLEEMIVTEPLAAAPALGAQILKGEIRGRTVVDVNA, from the coding sequence GTGGCATTCCGCGCAATAGTGTTGAGAGAAGCCGAAGGCAAGGTCACTTCGAGCGTCGAGATGGTCGATGAGGCCGAGCTTCCGGACGGCGACGTGACGGTCGCCGTGGAATACTCGACCATCAACTACAAGGACGGTCTGGTCCTCGCGGGACAGGGACGGTTGGTGAAGAAATATCCACATATTCCAGGCATCGATTTCGCGGGCAGCGTGACGGCTTCCGCCAGCGATCGGTTCGCGGTGGGCGACAAGGTCGTGCTGACAGGCTGGCGCGTGGGAGAGATTTGGTGGGGCGGACTCTCGCAATCGGCGCGGGTGAAAGCGGACTGGCTGGTACATCTGCCGAAGGGCATGACGACTCGCCAAGCCATGGGCATCGGCACGGCCGGCTTCACGGCCATGCTCTCCGTCATGGAACTGCAGGAACATGGCGTCAGGCCGGACAGCGGGACTGTTGCCGTGACGGGCGCGGCCGGCGGTGTCGGCAGCATCGCGGTCGCTCTGCTGGCGGCGCTGGGATACCAAGTTGCGGCATCGACAGGACGTGCCGCGACGCACGACTATCTGCGTAAGCTTGGCGCGTCCGAGATCATCGACCGTTCGACGCTGGCGGAGAAGCCGACCCGGCCCCTGCTTTCGGAGCGCTTCGCGGGAGGCATCGATACGGTGGGCAGCAATACGCTCGCCAATCTGCTGGCGCAAATCAAATATCGCGGCAGCGTTGCGGCCTGCGGTTTGGCCCAGGGGGCGGACCTGCCCGCTTCTGTCGCGCCGTTCATTCTTCGGGGCGTGCGCTTGCTCGGAATAGACTCCGTCATGTGTCCGACGGACATTCGCCAACGCGCCTGGGAAAGGCTCGCCCGCGATCTGCCGATGAACCTGCTCGAAGAAATGATCGTGACGGAGCCTCTCGCCGCCGCTCCGGCACTCGGCGCACAGATATTGAAGGGGGAGATTCGCGGCCGTACGGTCGTCGACGTCAACGCGTAG